One segment of Daphnia magna isolate NIES linkage group LG2, ASM2063170v1.1, whole genome shotgun sequence DNA contains the following:
- the LOC116936754 gene encoding zinc finger BED domain-containing protein DAYSLEEPER-like, whose protein sequence is MAELIDKLRNLVTSMRVSPKRIPKSKKILMDLNLSNSKLQYEEEERSLRMENAINEIAKDQDLRKNELQPGEWEIVKEVFEFLKSFAIITTYTEATKYAALSLVVPMYNKLLDLLEKVSTDRRKHPLIQKGVQAGLRKLSSYYDKSSPLVMTATFMDPRCKMNYFLVNGWNVGAELTNSYSSLDEDLISTRVKPAIADIWSSYSSMPLSSEISQMDNPLNINLNEGNRTENRKPSQFDQSFIADILSGSSNSVVHTKDELKEYEAEELEPSNCDPDGILLYWAQRSRKWQRLSCMARDIFTIPTTHASSERAFSVGKDVFRISRMSLSPETVEALLCLRSWYRVGLLEDVNVDAFIREIENAIVDDIDNEELTYAHMQCNSFFVG, encoded by the exons ATGGCTGAGCTTATTGACAAG TTGCGCAATCTAGTAACATCAATGAGGGTTTCCCCAAAAAGAATTCcgaaatcaaaaaaaattctgatGGACCTTAATTTGAGTAATTCTAAATTGCAAtacgaagaggaagaa CGCTCATTGCGGATGGAAAACGCCATAAATGAAATCGCAAAAGATCAGGATCTTAGGAAGAATGAATTGCAACCGGGAGAATGGGAGATAGTGAAAGAAGTCTTCGAGTTTCTTAAAAGTTTCGCCATCATCACGACTTACACCGAGGCAACCAAGTACGCAGCGCTTTCCCTGGTGGTCCCTATGTATAATAAGCTTCTGGATCTCCTCGAAAAAGTGTCAACGGACCGAAGAAAACATCCGTTGATTCAAAAAGGGGTACAAGCTGGATTGAGGAAATTGTCGTCGTATTACGACAAATCCTCTCCTTTGGTAATGACAGCGACATTTATGGATCCACGTTGCAAAATGAACTATTTTTTGGTCAACGGCTGGAATGTTGGCGCAGAGCTAACAAATTCATACTCATCTCTTGATGAAGACCTCATTTCAACAAGAGTGAAACCAGC gattgCAGATATATGGAGCAGCTACTCGTCAATGCCGTTGTCATCTGAAATCTCCCAAATGGATAATCCACTAAATATTAACCTTAACGAGGGTAACCGGACTGAAAATAGGAAACCATCGCAGTTTGACCAAAGTTTCATTGCTGATATACTCTCCGGATCTTCAAACAGCGTCGTCCATACAAAAGATGAATTGAAAGAATATGAGGCGGAAGAGCTTGAACCAAGCAACTGTGATCCTGATGGCATTCTACTGTATTGGGCACAGAGGTCACGCAAATGGCAGCGTTTATCGTGCATGGCGAGGGACATCTTCACCATTCCCACCACACACGCGTCCAGCGAAAGGGCGTTCAGCGTCGGGAAAGATGTTTTCCGTATATCAAGAATGAGTCTCAGCCCTGAAACCGTAGAAGCCTTATTATGTCTGCGCTCATGGTACAGAGTAGGATTGCTAGAAGATGTGAATGTCGATGCATTTATTCGTGAAATCGAGAATGCGATTGTTGATGACATTGATAATGAAGAACTAACTTACGCTCACATGCAGTGTAATTCGTTTTTTGTAGGTTGA